From a region of the Halolamina sp. CBA1230 genome:
- a CDS encoding M20/M25/M40 family metallo-hydrolase produces the protein MEIRTFTERLLEFPTVDGGEAEAAAWTRERLDELGFETYEWEADAEALSQHSSFPDDPALIDTEDRPSVAGVLEFGDPDAGPTLILNGHLDVVPADEDAWSSDPFTPTWGETDDGEETLTARGAADMKTQVATCVFAALDAADRAEAAEMDGRLVVEAVAGEEEGGIGAAAAALSNPYPFGRDAAIVAEPTELRPLTATEGTVMKRLEIQGRAAHAATRWRGEDVLPHFERIRAAFEDLEAERGETVTHPLYEEYPVPWPIVIGIVEAGNWASSVPSSLTAEMRFGVAPGETVDEVEQQYEEALQAVVDADDWLSEHPPTFERFSIQFEPAETDPEEPIVRTLRAAMLDTGLADTDPRGATYGADSRHFVAAGIPTVVFGPGSVEQAHFPDETIVWSDVEQARETIAETAVQFLQS, from the coding sequence ACGAGTGGGAGGCCGACGCCGAGGCGCTGTCCCAGCACTCCTCGTTCCCCGACGACCCCGCGCTCATCGACACCGAGGACCGCCCGAGCGTCGCGGGCGTGCTGGAGTTCGGCGATCCCGACGCGGGCCCGACGCTGATCCTGAACGGCCATCTCGACGTCGTGCCGGCCGACGAGGACGCGTGGTCCTCGGACCCGTTCACGCCGACGTGGGGCGAGACCGACGACGGCGAGGAGACGCTGACCGCCCGCGGCGCGGCGGACATGAAGACCCAAGTCGCGACCTGCGTGTTCGCCGCGCTGGACGCCGCCGACCGCGCCGAGGCCGCCGAGATGGACGGTCGACTCGTCGTCGAAGCCGTCGCCGGCGAGGAGGAGGGCGGCATCGGCGCCGCGGCGGCCGCGCTGTCGAACCCCTACCCGTTCGGGCGCGACGCCGCCATCGTCGCCGAGCCGACCGAACTCAGACCCCTCACCGCCACCGAGGGGACGGTGATGAAACGCCTCGAGATCCAGGGCCGTGCCGCCCACGCGGCCACGCGCTGGCGCGGCGAGGACGTGCTCCCGCACTTCGAGCGCATCCGTGCGGCGTTCGAGGATCTCGAAGCCGAGCGCGGCGAGACCGTCACCCATCCGCTGTACGAGGAGTATCCCGTCCCGTGGCCCATCGTGATCGGCATCGTCGAGGCGGGCAACTGGGCCTCCTCCGTCCCGAGTTCGCTGACCGCCGAGATGCGCTTCGGCGTCGCGCCGGGCGAGACCGTCGACGAGGTGGAGCAGCAGTACGAGGAAGCGCTGCAGGCGGTCGTCGATGCGGACGACTGGCTCTCCGAGCACCCGCCGACGTTCGAGCGGTTCAGCATCCAGTTCGAACCGGCCGAGACCGACCCCGAGGAGCCGATCGTCCGCACGCTCCGGGCGGCGATGCTCGACACCGGGCTCGCGGACACCGACCCCCGCGGCGCGACGTACGGCGCCGACTCCCGGCACTTCGTCGCCGCCGGCATCCCGACGGTCGTGTTCGGCCCCGGCAGCGTCGAACAGGCCCACTTCCCCGACGAAACGATCGTCTGGTCGGACGTGGAGCAGGCCCGGGAGACGATCGCAGAAACCGCGGTCCAGTTCCTTCAGTCGTAA
- a CDS encoding DsrE family protein — translation MTKAAIVILAGTDGHENLGRIANGLEAAKEFAENDEDELELIFDGAGTQWIPELEDEEHDYHDLYATVSDQASACDYCSGAFGVDEAVQDAGVVQLDDNDGHPSIRSLVDDDYEIITF, via the coding sequence ATGACGAAAGCAGCCATCGTGATTCTCGCAGGGACGGACGGGCACGAGAACCTCGGTCGAATCGCGAACGGTCTCGAAGCCGCCAAGGAGTTCGCCGAGAACGACGAGGACGAGCTCGAACTGATCTTCGACGGCGCGGGGACCCAGTGGATCCCCGAACTCGAGGACGAGGAGCACGACTACCACGACCTCTACGCGACGGTCAGCGACCAGGCGTCGGCGTGTGACTACTGTTCGGGCGCCTTCGGCGTCGACGAGGCCGTACAGGACGCCGGCGTCGTCCAGCTCGACGACAACGACGGCCACCCGAGCATTCGGTCGCTGGTCGACGACGACTACGAGATCATCACGTTCTGA
- a CDS encoding dihydrolipoyl dehydrogenase, with translation MEEFDFLVIGSGSGLDVANVAANRGQSVAVVEKGPLGGTCLNRGCIPSKQLLYHADVYETIESAEEFHIDATVETVDFAEMVRAVNEDVAESSESIRNGLQSSDQHRLFEGEARFVDDRTVEIGEGADAGARIRAETVLIAAGTRPGIPAIDGIADVEYLTSTEALELEEPPDRLVIVGGGYIAAELGQFFGTFGSDVTIVGRRPQLLPAADGEVAEAFTDQYRERFDVQTGYAVTEVSEADGELTVEALPYEYGDGDEVDPGVVEDGEPLTVAGDELLVAAGRVPNTDTLNLENTAVETDEEGFVETDEYLRTDAEGVWALGDIVGEYLLKHSANHEAQAVARNVFGDEPEPVDYSAMPFAVFASPEVAGVGATEGELRAEGREYATNTYRYDETARGDAMHAEGFVKVLIDLEGEILGCHIVGPDASTLIQEVVTAMTAGSGTVRDIRESIHVHPALPEVVQRAFSGQFSRGGGGHHHHH, from the coding sequence ATGGAGGAGTTCGACTTTCTGGTGATCGGTTCAGGCTCCGGGCTCGACGTGGCGAACGTCGCTGCGAACCGGGGACAGTCCGTCGCCGTCGTGGAGAAAGGCCCCCTCGGCGGCACCTGTCTCAACCGGGGCTGTATCCCCTCGAAGCAGTTGCTCTACCACGCCGACGTGTACGAGACGATCGAGAGCGCCGAGGAGTTCCACATCGACGCGACCGTCGAAACCGTCGACTTCGCGGAGATGGTCCGGGCGGTCAACGAGGACGTCGCTGAGTCCTCGGAATCGATCCGGAACGGGCTGCAGTCCTCGGACCAGCACCGACTGTTCGAGGGTGAGGCGCGGTTCGTCGACGACCGCACGGTCGAGATCGGCGAGGGAGCAGATGCAGGAGCCCGAATCCGCGCGGAGACCGTCCTCATCGCCGCGGGCACGCGTCCCGGCATCCCCGCCATCGACGGCATCGCGGACGTGGAGTACCTCACGAGCACCGAGGCGCTCGAACTGGAGGAGCCGCCGGACCGACTCGTGATCGTCGGCGGCGGCTACATCGCGGCCGAACTCGGCCAGTTCTTCGGCACGTTCGGCAGCGACGTGACGATCGTCGGCCGGCGGCCGCAGCTACTGCCCGCTGCCGACGGGGAGGTCGCCGAGGCGTTCACCGACCAGTACCGCGAGCGGTTCGACGTGCAGACCGGCTACGCCGTCACCGAGGTTTCGGAAGCGGACGGCGAGCTCACGGTCGAGGCGTTGCCGTACGAGTACGGGGACGGCGACGAAGTCGACCCCGGCGTCGTCGAGGACGGCGAGCCACTCACCGTCGCCGGCGACGAACTGCTCGTCGCCGCCGGGCGAGTGCCCAACACCGACACGCTCAACCTGGAGAACACCGCGGTCGAGACCGACGAGGAGGGGTTCGTCGAGACCGACGAGTACCTCCGGACCGACGCCGAGGGCGTCTGGGCCCTGGGCGACATCGTGGGCGAGTACCTCCTGAAACACAGCGCGAACCACGAGGCACAGGCCGTCGCACGCAACGTCTTCGGCGACGAACCGGAACCGGTGGACTACTCGGCGATGCCGTTCGCGGTGTTCGCGTCGCCCGAGGTTGCCGGCGTCGGCGCGACCGAGGGCGAACTCCGAGCCGAGGGCCGGGAGTACGCCACGAACACGTACCGCTACGACGAGACCGCCCGCGGGGACGCGATGCACGCCGAGGGGTTCGTGAAGGTGTTAATCGATCTGGAGGGGGAGATCCTGGGCTGTCACATCGTCGGCCCCGACGCGTCGACGCTGATCCAGGAGGTCGTGACGGCGATGACGGCGGGCAGCGGCACCGTCCGGGATATCCGGGAGTCGATCCACGTCCACCCGGCGCTGCCGGAGGTCGTCCAGCGCGCGTTCTCCGGGCAGTTCTCCCGCGGCGGGGGCGGCCACCATCACCACCACTGA
- a CDS encoding helix-turn-helix domain-containing protein, with amino-acid sequence MTSGADDDEKLQVWCAGEDWCPVTTTATLVGKKWHPVVIDRLLAAGPCGFSELEERVDGISSKVLSDVLDDLEEKRLIDREIVSEKPVRTEYSLTEHGESLESVIDAMHEWGEQHLVEADEPSASLA; translated from the coding sequence ATGACGAGTGGCGCGGACGACGACGAGAAACTCCAGGTCTGGTGTGCGGGCGAGGACTGGTGCCCGGTCACGACGACGGCGACGCTGGTCGGGAAGAAGTGGCACCCCGTGGTGATCGACCGACTGCTCGCCGCCGGCCCCTGTGGGTTCAGCGAACTCGAGGAGCGTGTCGACGGCATCTCCAGCAAGGTGCTCTCGGACGTGCTCGACGATCTGGAGGAGAAGCGGCTGATCGATCGCGAGATCGTGAGCGAGAAGCCCGTCCGGACGGAGTACTCGCTCACCGAACACGGCGAGTCGCTCGAGTCGGTGATCGACGCGATGCACGAGTGGGGCGAGCAACATCTCGTCGAGGCCGACGAGCCGAGCGCGTCGCTGGCCTGA
- a CDS encoding CGCGG family rSAM-modified RiPP protein encodes MSQHDHETPDPVTDRVHDNSWSANLEGPEHAEDRERVVKGAITAVEHTAPGNHVNLVTHGDHGHPETYLYDALDHEFGDDVDWEYVEQCGCGGHVVRVHVN; translated from the coding sequence ATGTCCCAGCACGACCACGAGACGCCGGACCCCGTCACCGACCGCGTTCACGACAACTCCTGGTCGGCCAACCTCGAAGGGCCTGAACACGCGGAAGATCGCGAGCGCGTCGTCAAGGGCGCGATCACGGCGGTCGAACACACCGCTCCCGGGAACCACGTCAACCTCGTGACCCACGGCGACCACGGGCATCCGGAGACGTACCTCTACGACGCGCTGGACCACGAGTTCGGCGACGACGTGGACTGGGAGTACGTCGAACAGTGTGGCTGTGGCGGTCACGTCGTCCGCGTCCACGTGAACTGA
- a CDS encoding TIGR04053 family radical SAM/SPASM domain-containing protein has protein sequence MPPRDIDTSRRPFVLVWEMTRACELACKHCRAEAQPQRHPDELTTAEGTELLDEARAFGEGQLVVLSGGDPLYRDDAVDLIEYGVDRGLEMTLTPSGTASLTPERIETVADAGLRRLALSLDGASPEAHDGFRKEDGSFRQTLEAARAARNAGLPLQINTTVCAETVDQLPGIRELVDQLGAVLWSVFFLVPVGRGAVLDPVSPERADRVMEWLVEVNSESDFGIKTTEAPQYRRVAMQRHQSATDNPDHDGVGRRTGITAGDGFAFVSHTGELYPSGFLPEAAGNVRAESLIGLYRDAPLFEKLRDPDALQGKCGACEFRNVCGGSRSRAYATAGDPLASDPLCPYVPEGYDGPLPNPAD, from the coding sequence ATGCCACCACGCGACATCGACACCAGCCGACGGCCGTTCGTGCTCGTCTGGGAGATGACCCGGGCGTGTGAACTGGCGTGCAAACACTGCCGCGCGGAGGCCCAGCCCCAGCGCCACCCCGACGAACTCACCACCGCGGAGGGGACGGAGCTGCTCGACGAGGCCCGCGCGTTCGGCGAGGGGCAGTTGGTCGTCCTCTCCGGGGGCGACCCACTGTACCGCGACGACGCCGTCGACCTGATCGAGTACGGCGTCGACCGCGGGCTGGAGATGACGCTCACCCCCAGCGGCACCGCCTCGCTGACCCCGGAACGGATCGAGACGGTCGCCGACGCCGGCCTCCGGCGCCTTGCACTCAGCCTCGACGGCGCCTCCCCCGAGGCCCACGACGGGTTCCGCAAGGAGGACGGGAGCTTCCGGCAGACCCTCGAAGCCGCACGCGCCGCCCGGAACGCCGGGCTCCCGCTCCAGATCAACACGACCGTCTGCGCCGAGACGGTCGACCAGCTCCCGGGGATCCGCGAACTGGTCGACCAGCTCGGTGCGGTGCTCTGGTCGGTGTTCTTCCTCGTCCCCGTCGGCCGCGGGGCGGTGCTGGACCCCGTCTCCCCGGAACGCGCCGACCGTGTGATGGAGTGGCTGGTCGAGGTCAACAGCGAGTCCGACTTCGGGATCAAGACCACCGAGGCGCCGCAGTACCGCCGCGTCGCGATGCAGCGACACCAATCGGCGACCGACAACCCGGACCACGACGGCGTCGGCCGCCGCACCGGGATCACCGCCGGCGACGGGTTCGCGTTCGTGAGCCACACCGGCGAACTGTACCCCTCGGGGTTCCTGCCGGAGGCGGCCGGGAACGTCCGGGCGGAGAGCCTGATCGGGCTCTACCGCGACGCGCCGCTGTTCGAGAAACTTCGCGACCCCGACGCGCTCCAGGGGAAGTGTGGTGCCTGCGAGTTCCGTAACGTCTGTGGCGGTAGCCGTTCGCGGGCGTACGCGACGGCGGGCGACCCGCTCGCGAGCGACCCGCTCTGTCCGTACGTGCCGGAAGGCTACGACGGGCCGCTGCCCAACCCCGCCGACTGA
- the hemG gene encoding protoporphyrinogen oxidase, producing MRVGIVGAGISGLALHHHLRQRGIDSVVFEADAEPGGVISSRTVDGRVVEDGPQRTRLSPPVASLVEALDIDDRIVEATDAPLYVYRDGTLREVPFSLREGVATDLLSPRGKLRLLLEPLTGPPRGEESVEESLSRMLGDEASKYLVGPLYGGIYGTHPDEMPMRHSLGRALEKRGVGRSLLVAAVRARRRGSTPPVASFDGGLGTLPRALFERHHERVHLGTPVETVRETDDGFAVETPDGTTAVDHVVCTTPADVTAGLLDALAPESAAALRRLSYNPMAAVHLESAADLDAAGFQVQYEEPFRTLGVTCTGTLFDRGHRHTAYLGGGRNPGLVERSEPAIREVAEREFAELAGVETTVVDVHRLRRGMPAYDASWDALDDVNLPAGVHLCANYAARAGIPGRVREAKRLAKTLADA from the coding sequence ATGCGGGTCGGCATCGTCGGCGCGGGGATCAGCGGCCTCGCGCTCCACCACCACCTCCGGCAGCGGGGCATCGACAGCGTCGTGTTCGAGGCCGATGCGGAGCCCGGAGGCGTGATCAGCAGTCGGACCGTCGACGGCCGTGTCGTCGAGGACGGCCCACAGCGAACCCGGCTCTCGCCGCCGGTGGCGTCCCTCGTCGAGGCGCTCGACATCGACGACCGGATCGTCGAGGCGACGGACGCGCCGCTGTACGTCTACCGCGACGGCACGCTCCGTGAGGTACCGTTCTCGCTCCGCGAGGGCGTCGCGACCGACCTGCTCTCGCCCCGGGGGAAGCTCCGGCTGCTGCTGGAGCCGCTGACGGGGCCGCCGCGGGGCGAGGAGAGCGTCGAGGAGAGCCTCTCCCGGATGCTCGGCGACGAGGCATCGAAGTACCTCGTCGGCCCGCTGTACGGCGGGATCTACGGCACCCACCCCGACGAAATGCCGATGCGTCACTCGCTGGGGCGGGCACTCGAGAAGCGCGGCGTCGGCCGAAGCCTGCTCGTCGCGGCGGTGCGGGCGCGGCGGCGCGGGTCGACGCCGCCGGTCGCCTCGTTCGATGGTGGCCTCGGGACGCTCCCGCGGGCGCTGTTCGAGCGCCACCACGAGCGCGTTCACCTCGGCACGCCGGTCGAGACGGTTCGCGAGACGGACGACGGGTTCGCGGTGGAGACGCCGGACGGCACGACCGCAGTCGATCACGTCGTCTGCACGACGCCCGCGGACGTGACCGCGGGCCTGCTCGACGCGCTGGCGCCCGAGAGCGCGGCTGCACTCCGGCGGCTCAGCTACAACCCCATGGCTGCCGTCCACCTCGAGTCCGCGGCCGATCTCGATGCTGCGGGGTTCCAGGTCCAGTACGAGGAGCCGTTCCGGACGCTCGGCGTCACCTGTACCGGGACGCTGTTCGATCGCGGGCACCGCCACACGGCGTACCTCGGCGGCGGACGGAACCCCGGGCTGGTCGAACGGTCCGAACCCGCGATCCGCGAGGTTGCCGAACGGGAGTTCGCGGAACTCGCTGGCGTCGAGACGACGGTCGTCGACGTCCACCGCCTCCGCCGCGGGATGCCCGCCTACGACGCGTCGTGGGACGCGCTCGACGACGTGAATCTCCCGGCCGGCGTGCATCTCTGTGCGAACTACGCCGCCAGAGCCGGGATCCCCGGCCGCGTTCGTGAGGCGAAACGGTTGGCAAAGACGCTGGCCGACGCCTGA
- a CDS encoding SRPBCC family protein: MNSVSVSREIAAPPDAIRERMQDVGAFMRAAGFDEVVVEGDRMELENGVGIATIELTLELVDEPGTALAYRQRDGIFEEMVTRYTLAETESGTEVTAETEYAIDVALVGKLLDSTVIERQRRRELEQQFDWLERELAD, encoded by the coding sequence ATGAACTCGGTCAGCGTCTCCCGGGAGATCGCGGCGCCACCGGACGCGATCCGCGAACGGATGCAGGACGTCGGGGCGTTCATGCGCGCCGCGGGGTTCGACGAGGTGGTCGTCGAGGGCGACCGCATGGAGCTCGAGAACGGCGTCGGGATCGCGACGATCGAACTCACGCTCGAACTGGTCGACGAGCCGGGGACGGCGCTCGCCTACCGCCAGCGCGACGGCATCTTCGAGGAGATGGTGACGCGGTACACGCTCGCGGAGACCGAGAGTGGAACCGAGGTGACCGCCGAGACCGAGTACGCGATCGACGTGGCGCTAGTCGGGAAACTGCTGGATTCGACGGTTATCGAGCGCCAGCGACGGCGCGAACTGGAACAGCAGTTCGACTGGCTGGAACGGGAGCTGGCGGACTGA